In one Diabrotica virgifera virgifera chromosome 5, PGI_DIABVI_V3a genomic region, the following are encoded:
- the LOC126885419 gene encoding uncharacterized protein LOC126885419: MPKRHYIRRQVHQQEPHIFDLYQKPRFDDTIRKEEFRTYTPYIKSFNNSDVVEFIINQSDAFFAIHDTLLEIKGSIKKAGNGTVSLAPNAGSFLFDTCTYIQSSHDMEIVRDPGVVSTIRSLLCYTPEDSKFLSTAGWNYPNYPHLTGDAFSLLIPIKHIFNIFNDYTKLTYGRQVFRFVRARNDKDCIVVQEPTGSTTVTTVSLTIASMELKVKHVFPNDDVKIELMTPIKDNTPITIPFRKWELNELPSLTAGSRREIWSVKTTSAVERPRYVIVAFQTSKRDDIHADPTLFDHIRMSSVRVVINGDYWPNERMQLDFTKNDYAIAHYNYTEFFVFDCSKQDDTSFRSGTVDVKLEIEADEGFPAGTRAYCLIVHDSLLEYFPLTEVVKNII, encoded by the coding sequence ATGCCAAAACGTCACTATATTCGACGCCAGGTTCATCAGCAGGAACCACATATTTTCGATCTTTACCAAAAACCCCGGTTCGACGATACTATTAGAAAAGAAGAATTTCGTACATATACACCTTACATCAAGTCATTTAATAATAGTGATGTTGTCGAGTTTATCATAAATCAATCAGATGCATTTTTTGCGATACACGACACACTTTTAGAAATTAAAGGAAGTATCAAGAAAGCTGGTAATGGAACTGTTTCTCTTGCACCGAATGCTGGATCCTTCTTGTTTGATACCTGTACATACATCCAAAGTTCACATGACATGGAAATAGTTCGAGATCCAGGTGTAGTCAGCACTATTCGCAGTTTGTTGTGTTATACACCTGAAGATTCCAAATTTCTCAGTACTGCAGGATGGAACTATCCGAATTATCCACATTTAACAGGGGACGCCTTTAGTTTACTGATTCCAATCAAAcatattttcaacattttcaaCGATTACACTAAATTAACCTATGGTCGTCAAGTGTTTCGCTTTGTTAGAGCGCGTAATGATAAAGATTGCATTGTTGTCCAAGAACCTACTGGTTCCACGACGGTAACAACAGTATCATTAACCATCGCCAGCATGGAACTCAAGGTCAAACATGTCTTTCCCAATGATGATGTGAAAATCGAATTAATGACTCCGATTAAGGATAATACACCGATAACCATACCTTTCCGTAAATGGGAGCTCAATGAACTACCTTCACTTACGGCAGGATCTCGACGAGAGATATGGAGTGTAAAGACAACTTCAGCTGTTGAACGTCCACGCTACGTTATTGTAGCTTTTCAAACTTCTAAACGAGATGATATTCACGCTGATCCGACGCTATTCGATCACATTAGAATGTCCAGCGTACGAGTGGTTATTAATGGTGACTATTGGCCTAACGAGAGAATGCAATTGGATTTCACAAAAAATGATTACGCTATAGCTCACTACAATTATACTGAATTCTTTGTTTTTGACTGTTCCAAGCAGGATGATACATCGTTTAGATCTGGAACTGTCGATGTTAAGTTGGAAATCGAAGCAGATGAAGGTTTTCCAGCAGGTACTCGAGCTTACTGTTTAATTGTTCACGACAGCCTACTCGAATACTTTCCACTAACTGAAGTtgtcaaaaatataatttaa
- the LOC126885418 gene encoding matrix metalloproteinase-14-like — protein sequence MNSNLTWDFSLNSTVEGRTNFFAVLLHEVGHALGLAHSSDKKAVMYPFYETFPTHITDDDKRGLEKLYGPKSKSASIPTQPGVTRSSSPTTTERSRSTTTTAARTNKSKQNVITNVCELEYPDLIFLAYAPSFPTYRMYIVSKDLVWKYDLNNEKIPTNAEQFIRYFPRGITNVTHVFQSSNGDMIGVSRNRIYAAAFPSLRIHTDNMVPEINNARSINGLFQTNSGKKFVCFDGSFIEFNDKDIISRGRISDVFPGIPNDITSAFNYIDGHIYFLKHNIYYKFNEFTRSVIEKGTFNWNMLGIPCPDNGLIKQLKSLLSKVNLFYE from the coding sequence ATGAATAGCAATCTAACATGGGATTTCAGTTTGAATTCTACAGTAGAAGGTCGAACAAATTTCTTTGCAGTCCTTCTCCATGAAGTTGGTCACGCTTTAGGTCTAGCACACAGTAGCGATAAGAAAGCTGTAATGTATCCGTTTTATGAAACCTTTCCTACCCACATAACTGATGATGATAAAAGGGGATTAGAAAAGTTATATGGACCTAAAAGTAAATCTGCATCTATTCCAACTCAACCTGGTGTTACTAGGAGTAGTTCACCAACTACAACAGAAAGATCTAGGAGTACGACAACCACAGCAGCTAGGACTAATAAATCTAAGCAAAATGTAATAACGAATGTATGTGAATTGGAATATCCAGATTTAATATTTTTAGCGTATGCTCCATCATTTCCAACATATCGAATGTATATAGTAAGTAAGGATCTGGTATGGAAATATGACTTAAATAATGAAAAGATACCCACCAATGCTGAACAATTTATAAGATACTTTCCAAGGGGAATTACGAACGTAACACATGTTTTTCAAAGTTCCAATGGAGATATGATTGGTGTAAGCAGAAATCGTATATACGCAGCAGCATTTCCTAGCTTAAGAATTCATACAGATAACATGGTACCTGAAATCAATAACGCAAGAAGTATTAACGGTTTATTCCAAACAAATTCAggaaaaaaatttgtttgttttgatGGCTCATTTATTGAATTTAATGATAAAGACATTATCTCAAGAGGACGCATAAGTGACGTTTTTCCAGGAATACCAAATGATATTACATCAGCATTTAATTACATCGATGGACATATATATTTCTTAAAGCACAACATCTATTACAAGTTTAATGAATTTACAAGAAGTGTCATTGAAAAAGGTACTTTTAATTGGAATATGTTGGGGATCCCTTGTCCTGATAATGGATTAATAAAACAACTGAAATCCCTATTATCTAAAGTaaatttattttatgaataa
- the LOC126885417 gene encoding uncharacterized protein LOC126885417 gives MYYISILPVNKEKYISFTVYHKKTNIRFRFIDTFRFMGSSLDSLVSTLKPENFGILRKQFPNVDDETFKLLTKKGVFFYDYLDKIERLDERKLPNKEKFYNKLNDEHISDSNYAHAKLVWEKFNMKTLWDYSNLYMKTDILLLAVVFETFRDTCFKTYGLDPGHYYTIPGFTSTTMLKYTGCHLETIQDVDMLLFYERGIRGGISQCCNRMGEANNKYMMNYDPSKPSKYLMYLDVNNLYGWAMSEPLPYGGFHWDDTNIDVMSIPDDAKEGYILEVDLSYPENLHDYHKDLPFCVEHCKPPGSKQSKLLSTLYNKTNYVIHYRNLKQAISHGLVLTKIHKILRFKQMTWLKGYIALNTQLRAQAKTSFEKNLYKLMNNAVFGKTMKNQRKHRLVKLVNKWEGRVGARNLIASPKFHSRVIFDQSLMAVELKKAEIIFNKPLYVGMAILELSKTCIYEFHYDYML, from the coding sequence ATGTACTACATTTCCATTTTACCAgtcaacaaagaaaaatatattagtttCACAGTTTACCATAAAAAGACAAATATTAGATTCCGGTTCATTGATACTTTTAGATTTATGGGGAGTTCATTAGATAGCTTAGTTTCAACTTTGAAGCCCGaaaattttggaattttaagaaaACAATTTCCAAATGTAGATGATGAAACGTTCAAGTTGTTAACTAAAAAAGGAGTATTCTTTTATGATTATTTAGATAAAATTGAACGGTTGGATGAAAGAAAGTTGCCAAATAAAGAAAAATTCTACAATAAACTGAACGATGAGCATATATCAGATTCAAATTATGCTCACGCTAAATTAGTGTGGGAGAAATTTAACATGAAGACTCTTTGGGATTACAGTAATTTATACATGAAGACAGATATACTTCTTTTGGCTGTAGTTTTCGAAACTTTTCGAGACACATGCTTCAAGACATATGGATTAGATCCAGGACACTACTATACCATCCCAGGTTTTACATCAACTACAATGCTCAAGTATACAGGATGTCACTTGGAAACTATACAAGATGTTGATATGCTTTTATTCTATGAACGAGGTATACGTGGAGGTATATCACAGTGTTGTAACCGGATGGGGGAGGCTAACAACAAATACATGATGAATTACGATCCATCTAAACCTTCTAAATATCTCATGTACCTTGATGTTAACAATCTATATGGTTGGGCGATGAGTGAACCTCTCCCTTATGGAGGTTTCCATTGGGATGATACAAATATCGATGTTATGTCAATACCTGACGATGCAAAAGAGGGATACATTCTTGAAGTTGATCTCTCTTATCCAGAAAACTTACATGACTACCATAAAGATTTACCGTTTTGTGTAGAGCATTGCAAACCTCCTGGTTCCAAACAATCTAAACTCTTGTCCACTCTGTACAATAAAACTAACTACGTTATTCACTACAGGAACCTAAAACAGGCTATATCACATGGATTAGTTCTTACTAAAATTCATAAGATATTGAGATTCAAGCAAATGACTTGGTTAAAAGGTTACATTGCTCTTAATACACAATTGAGGGCTCAAGCTAAAACAAGCTTTGAGAAAAACTTATACAAGCTCATGAACAACGCTGTATTCGGGAAGACCATGAAGAACCAAAGGAAGCATAGGCTGGTGAAACTAGTAAATAAATGGGAGGGACGCGTAGGTGCTCGAAATTTGATTGCTAGCCCGAAGTTTCATAGTCGCGTTATTTTCGATCAATCATTAATGGCAGTAGAATTAAAGAAAgctgaaattatttttaataaaccaTTGTATGTTGGAATGGCAATTTTAGAACTTTCTAAAACCTGCATATATGAATTTCATTATGACTATATGTTATAA